tcttctccaagttggactaggaaaggggggaacctactcctacttggagtaggattcccccccttgggcgtgccccttatggtcggccggccccctcctcccttcctttatatacgggggagggggcaccccatagacacacaagttgatctttagccgtgtgcggtgcccccctccacagttgcacacctcggtcatatcgtcatagtgcttaggcgaagccctgcgccggtaacttcattatcaccgtcgtcacgccgtcgctgacagaactctccctcggcctcaactagatcaagagtacgagggacgtcaccgagctgaacgtgtgcagatcgcggaggtgtcgtgcgttcggtacttgatcggttggatcacgaagacgttcgactacatcaaccgcgttacttaacgcttccgctttcggtctatgagggtacgtggacacactctccccgctcgttgctatgcttctcctagatagatcttgcgtgatcgtaggcaaattttttgaaatactacgttcccaacatttacctccatcgagagggccctaacctgggtaaataCCGTCTCTCTTGTTCCTGTTACCATCTgtccgagatccacagctcgggaccccctaccccgaggcaCCGACAGTGGTGTTTTCCTTGATGTTCTTTTGGGCCAATGGGGAGGACTTCCTTGTTTTTTTCGCACTTTCTTAGTTGCGAGTGCCTATGCTGGGGCTCAGTACTAGCTAGCTCACCACTCTCGTAACACAATTGGGTCCAATTTAGATATACGGTCGCCTCTCGATTTGGGTGTCAACCTGATCGGGTGTCTCCTGGATTAGGGTGTAGAGATGGAGTAAGAATCCTTTGTTCAAATCTCTCTTGCTAACCTATCAAGGGTTGCAGCAGCTAGTGTTGTCGATCAAGCATTGTTGGGTTGTTCGGAACTTCTAGTGCTAGCTCATAAAACGTGTACCTCTAAGGGGTAGATTCCAGTTGGGAAAAGTGTGTGTATGGAGCCTATTATGGGTATGTTGGTGCACCTCTGCAGGGTTAAATCTTTTCGATAAGCCTTGTCCACGGTTACAGATGACTTGGAGATTTATGACAGTTCATAGAGTAACTTCCACCATAAGTGCTAAAACTTATCCACCCTTAAACTTTTTGTTAATTGCATGCTCTACCTCATCAACTATTAATAATAAACTTGCCGAGTTCCATGGTGTACTTCATCTTGGGAATGCGAGGGAGGATTCATGGGATGGTTTTACGTCTGACGGTTGGATAGAATGCCCACGTGGGCACAACATGGAGGTTGTGTTGCACGATGCTTAGAATAGATGGTCCTTATGCGCTTCTCATCTTATTCTAATAGACGTAAATGGTGGTGTTGCTTATTAGTGCTTGCAGCTCCACCACTTATCTCTTTCATACCTATAGTTTTGTTATTGCGATTACCCTTGGTAACGAGACTTGCTGAGGACCATGTACTCACTCTTGCCACAACAACAACAGGTACAGATGCAGCTTACAGGTATGGTGATGGATGATGTTTGCTTGGTTGCCTTCAATCAATGGTTTGGGCAGGGTTATAGACTCCATTTGCTTTAGTTtgagccttcttaaggcaatttgCATTCTTACATGTATAAGGTTTATTCACTTCAGGTGTATGAGTTAGATTTTGGTCATATGACCCTCGTTGTATGAGATATTGTACATGTACTATTCTTGTTGTATGCGGAATAGTTTGTAATATGTGTTGTGGTGTCAACTCTTCCACATGGAGGGCACGTTTTGGCGTGTTCGCCGTGTGAAGCTTTAGTGGTATTGGATCAATACTATGCGAAAGCTGGTGGAGCTGGCTAGATCTGCGTAGTGTCAGTCCTGGGCGCTACATCCATGAGTCAGTGGGGGCGAGGCTACGCAACAACAAGGGGAGGGCATGCGACTACAAGCTGGCAGTGTTGTGTGACATTGCGAGGGTGAAAATGGGAGGTAGGAGATGGCTATCGAACGACAGAAAGAACCCGACGGAACGGTTATGTGGGTGACCGTTCTAGCCCCAGGCCGGTTGCCCGACGACTATTATTGTCCGGATGATAATGGACATGTTGGCATGGGCAAGTTTATTAGGGGGAAGATGGGGCACCCTGAAATGCAACGGGGGATTGGGGATGTGGGGAGGGATTCATAGGTTTAATTAGTTCTAACTAGGTACTCTAACTTTATGGTGGAACCAACCCACCAGGGCTCAAGTCGTAAACTTGGCATTGGTGCTTGCATTTTACTTTCAGACTTTCCGCCATGTTCGTTCAGTGAAACGAGACGTTCTCGTCAACTATGATGCACATGTGGTGAGTTCGACAATCTCAAGATGTTGTGTCAGTTCAGTCTCTTGAATGTACTCATAGGGGTATGGTCTTTGATTGGAGTGTATTAAAGAAAGTATTCTGCTATAAATTTGACGTCAGATTTTTAGACATGGCAGATCAAACCCCTGAGATGGAAATTATATTGCCGTGAGAATGCCAATTTTCTTTAGCAAGCACATGCAAATCCTTACTGCGTTCAATTTTTTTTGCCGGAAATTGCCATAATTGCCAAAGAGAATAGTCATCCTCGTGACAACATAATTTACCTAAAAAATGTCCGATTTGCTGTGTCTAAAAATCAGATTACGATTTAATACTCCAACTTTAATTTCAAAGAAAAAATATCTCAGAGTAATTAAGCAAAATTAACCACGCATAATGGCTCCCACTATGTCGGTTTGAAGCACGAGGGAGGGCCCACGCGACGCCGATCAATCGGATCTGCCGTCGACCAGCGAAGTCGGTTCCTCCTTCCTCCAAATCCATATAACCAACCAACGCCTCTCTCCTCCAGATCAAATCAATCAGATCTCAATTCTTCTCCCCAGCCTAGCCAGCTCCCTCGATCCCCCAAAACCCTAGCGCGCTAACCGCCATGGCGACGCAGACGgagcccgccgcgccgccgcgccgcctcctcgGCCCTCCCGTCATCCGCGCCGCCCGCCCGTCGCCCGGCTccgacgccgccgcgcccgcgTCGCACCCcttcctcgacctcctcgacgcggcCTTCAACGCGCCGTCCGCCGCGGAGGCCAAGGCCGCGCTCGCGCCGCGGAGGGCGCTCACGGAGAACTGCTCCGCCACGTACGCCAACTCGGGCAACCCCTGCCTCGACCTCTTCTTCCAGGTGGTGCCCGACACGCCGCCCGAGCGCGTGCGCGCGCTGCTCGCCGCCGCGTGGGCGCACGACGCGCTCACGGCGCTCAAGCTCGCCTGCAACCTCCGCGGCGTCCGCGGCACCGGCAAGTCGGACAAGGAGGGCTTCTACGCGGCCGCGCTCTGGCTGCACGACAACCACCCCCGCACGCTCGCCTGCAACGTCGCCGCGCTCGCCGAGTTCGGCTACCTCAAGGACTTCCCCGAGCTGCTCTTCCGCCTCATCCACGGCCCCGACGTGCGCAAGGCCGCCAGGGAGGGCGCCGCGGCCGAGAAGgtgaggaggaaggagaaggactTCGCCAAGCAGCGGGAGGCCTTGCGGGCTAGCCTGGCCAGCCGCAAGCGCGCCCGCGAGCTGGCCCCTGTGCCGCCCAAGGCCACCTTCGGCGACTTCCTCTCCGCCGCCCTCTCCAAGTCCGGCAGGAAGCCCATGGAGGTGGAGACCGTCCCTGTGTCTGTCGCGgtccaggacccggccgagcagaAGCCCGAGGAGATGGAGGtggaccagaagaagaagaagccccggCGGATGTCCAAGAAGGTCCGGAAGGTGGCCAAGCTCGCCGTGCAGTCGCTGGAGACGTACTACGGCGACAGCGCGTACCGCTTTCTGTTCGAGGCCGTCGCGGACTTCTTCGCCGCCCTCCTCGCTTCGGACCTCGAGCAGCTGGCCGCAGGTGGCAAGAAGAGGAAGATCGGGCTCGCCGCCAAGTGGTGCCCCACGCCGGGATCGTCCTTCGACCGCACCACGCTGCTCTGCGAGGCCATCGCCCACCGCCTCTTCCCGCGTGACTCCGACCCCGAGTACGCCCAGCTCACGGACGAGCACTACACGTACCGCGCCCTCCACCGCCTCCGCCGCGAGGTGCTCGTGCCGCTGCGCAAGGTGCTGGAGCTCCCGGAGGTGTACATGAGCGCCCAGCGGTGGTCGGAGCTCCCCTACACCCGCGTGGCCTCGGTGGCCATGCGGCGCTACAAGTTCCTCTTCAAGAAGCACGACGAGGAGCGCTTCGGCAAGTACCTGGAGGACGTGGAGGCCGGCAAGGCCAAGATCTCGGCGGGCGCGCTCCTGCCGCACGAGATCGCCGCGTCCGCCTACCGCGGCCAGGAGGACGACGTGTCAGAGCTGCAGTGGCGCCGCATGGTGGACGACCTCCGCTCGAAGGGGTCGCTGCGCAACTGCATCTCCGTCTGCGACGTGTCGGGCAGCATGCACGGCACCCCAATGGAGGTGTGCATCGCGCTGGGCGTGCTCACTTCAGAGCTCAGCGAGGAGCCCTGGGCAGGCAAGGTGATCACCTTCAGCGAGAGGCCCCAGATCCACCTGATTAAGGGCAAGACCCTTCGGGAGAAGATGAGTTTCGTGGAGAGTATGCAGTGGGACATGAACACCAACTTCCAGGCGGTGTTCGACCAGATCCTCCGCACTGCGGTGGAGGCCCGGCTGGCGCCCGAGAAGATGATCAGGACCATTTTCGTGTACAGCGACATGGAGTTCGACCAGGCGTCGGCGACCCGCGGGTACTATGCTCGCAGCAGGTCATGGGACACGGACTACGAGGTGATCTGCAAGAAGTTCAGGGCTGCCGGGTATGGCGACGTGGTGCCCCAGATCATCTTCTGGAACCTGCGTGACTCTAAGTCGACGCCAGTGACGTCGACCCAGCCTGGGGTGGCCATGGTGAGCGGCTTCTCCAAGAACTTCCTCAAGATCTTCCTGaagaacgacggcgtggtgaacCCCGAGGCCATCATGAtggaggccatcgccggcgaggagTACCAGAAGCTGGAGGTGTTCGATTAGATCGATTGTCAGTTGTCATGAGCTTAGTTTGATCAGTTCTTTTCATAATTGGCAGCTAGTGTTGATTCTCAGAATTCGAACCAAAACCATGTCTGCAAATGCAATAGGTTTCCGTCGTTGAACATGATGGTTGAGCTGGTAGGATGATTGGCATGGTTTAGCTTTATCCAGTTTAGTGATGAATCGTCCTTGATTTGGAGTGCATGAATGAACTTCTGAATTCCCGACAGTGTACTGTTCGTGGTGTTTGATTTTCTGAATCCAAACCAAAATCATGCTTGTAACCTTTTTCTCTCTCTCTATGTGGTATGGTGATTGGACTGGAAGAACGGATTTCTAGTGCTTAATACTGTACGTCCACTGGCATATTGTAGGTAGTTGTATTGTTGATCCAACAACATGCTTCTTTGTTACTGCATGCCATGGCAGCTTGCTGCTGTGCTGTTAATTTGCCAGTTCATTTGTATAGAGTATACTGCTGAAACACAATTGTTGCGGCGCTTGTCATGGTCGTGTTCGTGCCCTTTATTGGTTCTCTCGGTTTTGTTTGTCGTGGTGTTTTGATTAGCTTCTTATTTCCAGAATTTCAAAAAAAGAATATCTGAACATGTTGCTTTAGTTGGTACTAGGATAGGAATGTAGTGAGTCTCTTTGATTATTACTGTCGTAGGTATGAAGTGAATTCAGTTCAGGGCCAGTTTAGCTTGAAATTCTCTGTTTCTGCAGGACAAGAGTGCAGGAATCAGAGAATGAATAAAATGGCTTTGAATGGGGAATACATTGCTGTCAACAAGTTTGAAACAAGAAATACTGAGATGTTTTTCTATATTATTATTATCATGAGACTTTGGCAGTTTCATTTTAGAGAAGCACTTCTGCAAAGTCTTTAGATGAGTCTGCCTTCTTTAGCTTCTTCTCCAACTGATCAGTCCTAGCAACTTCTTCTCCGCTAACCGCCCTGCAGAGCCTTCAGTGTTGCTCTTCCGATTCAAAATTTTCCGAGGTCGACCTGGAGGCGGGCGTCAGGAGAAGCTGGCGGTAATTGCTTCATGTCCATTTCCAAAGCAGCCGAGGTGGTGTGGCTCTGTGATTTTCAGGATCAGGGAAACTGACGGTTAGTCCTCATCCAAATTAAAGCAGCATATAAACTCATGAAAATGATAGAATAAAACAAAGCCGGGGCATAATCACACTCCGAATATCTGAACATTGGTTCACCACAGAGCAGGACATCTAAAGATACAGACCGGATATAAGATACAGACCGCATCTGCCATCACCTTATTACATAGTACTCCCTATATTTCTGAATAGTTGGCAGTGGAGTTCTGCTGGCAAGTCATTAACACACTCACAGATGCAGCTAGGGCAAGTGCAGAGAGAATGCCATCAATAGGATTCCGAGATACAACCGGGGCAACTGGACGAGGCATTTTCTCATTGTCAAATTTGGGATCCCCAATAGTTGGGCAATGCTGAATAAAATGCCCTGGAATCTGCCATCTATACGTAGCAGGTATAGCCAAGTGGAGGTGTTTGGTTTTCCTGCGGGCAATGCTGAATGAAATGGCCTGCAACTCCGCAGCTCGG
This window of the Triticum aestivum cultivar Chinese Spring chromosome 5D, IWGSC CS RefSeq v2.1, whole genome shotgun sequence genome carries:
- the LOC123125174 gene encoding uncharacterized protein, with the protein product MATQTEPAAPPRRLLGPPVIRAARPSPGSDAAAPASHPFLDLLDAAFNAPSAAEAKAALAPRRALTENCSATYANSGNPCLDLFFQVVPDTPPERVRALLAAAWAHDALTALKLACNLRGVRGTGKSDKEGFYAAALWLHDNHPRTLACNVAALAEFGYLKDFPELLFRLIHGPDVRKAAREGAAAEKVRRKEKDFAKQREALRASLASRKRARELAPVPPKATFGDFLSAALSKSGRKPMEVETVPVSVAVQDPAEQKPEEMEVDQKKKKPRRMSKKVRKVAKLAVQSLETYYGDSAYRFLFEAVADFFAALLASDLEQLAAGGKKRKIGLAAKWCPTPGSSFDRTTLLCEAIAHRLFPRDSDPEYAQLTDEHYTYRALHRLRREVLVPLRKVLELPEVYMSAQRWSELPYTRVASVAMRRYKFLFKKHDEERFGKYLEDVEAGKAKISAGALLPHEIAASAYRGQEDDVSELQWRRMVDDLRSKGSLRNCISVCDVSGSMHGTPMEVCIALGVLTSELSEEPWAGKVITFSERPQIHLIKGKTLREKMSFVESMQWDMNTNFQAVFDQILRTAVEARLAPEKMIRTIFVYSDMEFDQASATRGYYARSRSWDTDYEVICKKFRAAGYGDVVPQIIFWNLRDSKSTPVTSTQPGVAMVSGFSKNFLKIFLKNDGVVNPEAIMMEAIAGEEYQKLEVFD